CGACGACGTAGGGCGAGACGGCGTTGACGGTGATCCCGTCGTCGGTGGTGTCGGCCGCGAGCATCCGCGTGAACATCAACACGCCCGTCTTGGCGACGAAGTACGGGAAGTTCTTCGTGGCGACCAGCGCCCGGTCGGCGCTGGCGTAGCCGATATTGACGATCCGTCCGGCTCCCGCCTCGCGCATCGCGGGCAGCGCCCGCTTCGAGCACAGGTAGGTCCCGTTCAGGTTCGTCTCCAGAACTGTGTTCCAGGTGTCGAAGTCCATCTCTTCCCAGTGGACGGGGGCGAACGCGCCGACGTTGTTGACCAGCACGTCGACGTGGCCCAGTTCCGACTCGGCGGCCGAGAAGAGCGCGTCCACCTCGTCGGGATCGGTCACGTCGCCCT
Above is a genomic segment from Halorientalis sp. LT38 containing:
- a CDS encoding SDR family NAD(P)-dependent oxidoreductase, encoding MLAPDLSGRTALVTGSAKGVGRELLLAIATCGADVAVHYRTSDDAAAAVAETAREAGVDATTVQGDVTDPDEVDALFSAAESELGHVDVLVNNVGAFAPVHWEEMDFDTWNTVLETNLNGTYLCSKRALPAMREAGAGRIVNIGYASADRALVATKNFPYFVAKTGVLMFTRMLAADTTDDGITVNAVSPYVVENSDEFPDELPRDRPAAFEDLIQPTLFFLDPDSDYVSGANVEVSGGWLPERV